A stretch of Haloprofundus halophilus DNA encodes these proteins:
- a CDS encoding sulfatase, whose amino-acid sequence MDSPPNVLLVVCDTLRVDALSRYADDAPPTPNLDRLATEGTTFENAFAVGSWTPPSHGALFTGRYPSETGFAGAWPSLSDDETTMAERFRDAGYDTIGIPGPSKMGSPVGLDRGFDEYYEVYEEMAKRPSLRYLGQLLTDEFVRRDFARLATRGNDYYTEIKLEKLRRFVAEADAPWFAMANLTTVHAPYRVPKPYMREETPELRRPFFPLLEEFRPSAVRFDRDDVRPERLFAAADGASATSIAMRQYETGEYLTDAELSVLRAWYRACVRYLDARLGDLFDWLDETGRRGETHIVLTSDHGECFGEHGTMYHGYFLHDELLHVPLVVSGPEVPAGERRSDLVSLVDVFDTLCDLSGVSAPEATSGRALFARDADDGNESNDDGRDAVFAETAVMDERDREAAAEVSRETLSAFETGKKSIRTATHRFERRSDGSERLYDVRTGEETDDPALADSLRERLVGTLGEEFVVDGEEEREYSAGVERNLRELGYLE is encoded by the coding sequence ATGGACTCTCCGCCCAACGTCCTCCTCGTCGTCTGCGACACCCTCCGCGTCGACGCCCTCTCCCGTTACGCCGACGACGCGCCGCCGACGCCGAACCTCGACCGCCTCGCCACCGAGGGGACGACGTTCGAGAACGCGTTCGCCGTCGGGTCGTGGACGCCGCCCTCGCACGGCGCGCTGTTCACCGGCCGGTATCCCTCCGAGACGGGGTTCGCCGGCGCGTGGCCCTCGCTGTCGGACGACGAGACCACGATGGCCGAACGGTTCCGCGACGCCGGATACGACACCATCGGGATTCCGGGGCCGTCGAAGATGGGGTCGCCGGTCGGTCTCGACCGCGGCTTCGACGAGTACTACGAGGTGTACGAGGAGATGGCGAAGCGACCCTCGCTGCGGTATCTCGGACAGCTGCTCACCGACGAGTTCGTCCGCCGCGACTTCGCGCGCCTCGCCACCCGCGGCAACGACTACTACACAGAAATCAAGCTGGAGAAGCTCCGCCGGTTCGTCGCCGAGGCCGACGCGCCGTGGTTCGCGATGGCGAATCTCACTACCGTTCACGCGCCGTACCGGGTGCCGAAGCCGTACATGCGCGAGGAGACGCCCGAGTTGCGCAGACCGTTCTTCCCGCTGCTGGAGGAGTTTCGCCCGTCGGCGGTGCGGTTCGACCGCGACGACGTACGGCCCGAGCGGCTGTTCGCGGCGGCCGACGGCGCGTCGGCGACCAGCATCGCGATGCGGCAGTACGAGACCGGCGAGTATCTCACGGACGCGGAGCTCTCGGTGCTCAGGGCGTGGTACCGCGCCTGCGTCCGGTATCTGGACGCCCGACTCGGCGACCTGTTCGACTGGCTCGACGAGACGGGCCGGCGCGGGGAGACCCACATCGTCCTCACCTCCGACCACGGCGAGTGCTTCGGCGAGCACGGAACGATGTACCACGGGTACTTCCTCCACGACGAGTTGCTGCACGTTCCGCTGGTCGTCAGCGGTCCCGAAGTCCCCGCCGGAGAGCGCCGCTCGGACCTCGTCTCGCTCGTCGACGTGTTCGACACGCTCTGCGACCTCTCGGGCGTCTCGGCCCCGGAGGCGACGAGCGGGCGGGCGCTGTTCGCCCGCGACGCGGACGACGGGAACGAGTCGAACGACGACGGGCGCGACGCGGTGTTCGCGGAGACGGCGGTTATGGACGAACGTGACCGGGAGGCCGCCGCAGAGGTGTCGAGGGAGACGCTTTCGGCGTTCGAGACGGGCAAGAAGTCGATTCGGACGGCGACACATCGCTTCGAGCGACGGTCGGACGGGAGCGAGCGACTGTACGACGTGCGGACTGGCGAAGAGACCGACGACCCGGCACTCGCGGATTCGTTGCGCGAGCGGTTGGTCGGGACGCTCGGCGAGGAGTTCGTCGTCGACGGGGAGGAAGAACGGGAGTACAGCGCGGGCGTCGAGCGGAACCTTCGGGAGCTCGGCTATCTCGAGTAG
- a CDS encoding glycosyltransferase family 4 protein: MNRRTARVAMLYQDPHPAHRGFAEAIDADLVDFQRHSLGPLSDSLVGDVYNGLRYPSYDVYLVEGSRPLYAALAHRAVRRSKLVYLCADHGLYSLGQSEFEGSSGFKSLVGRFGKPAVGAVGSRFIDGVVAVSEFAAEFTRPVVGPDTPIEVAHPFIQPKVYDALGGVSPALDDDVAVTVGRPWRYKGVDMLVEAWPTVRESVPDAELHVVGGGHPESYAETPGVEVRGYVENLADAFAPASLYVQPSRMDTFPVSVLEAMRAGLPPLVTETTGTRSEARALSPELVVDPAPEALAAGVVAYFERDGSERRDLSSRARERGATFDAESRTNGFAEAFDTVLEAL, encoded by the coding sequence GTGAATCGACGGACCGCACGGGTCGCGATGCTGTATCAGGACCCCCACCCCGCCCACCGCGGCTTCGCCGAGGCCATCGATGCCGACCTGGTCGACTTCCAGCGACACTCGCTCGGCCCGCTCTCCGACAGCCTCGTCGGCGACGTGTACAACGGGCTTCGTTACCCCTCGTACGACGTGTATCTCGTCGAAGGCTCTCGGCCGCTGTACGCGGCGCTCGCCCACCGTGCGGTCCGTCGCTCGAAGCTCGTCTACCTCTGCGCCGACCACGGCCTCTACAGCCTCGGCCAGTCGGAGTTCGAGGGGAGTTCGGGGTTCAAATCGCTCGTCGGTCGCTTCGGCAAACCGGCCGTCGGCGCGGTCGGCTCTCGGTTTATCGACGGCGTCGTCGCCGTCTCCGAGTTCGCCGCCGAGTTCACGCGACCCGTCGTCGGCCCCGACACGCCCATCGAAGTCGCTCACCCGTTCATCCAACCGAAGGTGTACGACGCGCTCGGCGGCGTCTCCCCCGCGCTCGACGACGACGTCGCCGTCACCGTCGGCCGCCCGTGGCGCTACAAGGGCGTCGACATGCTCGTCGAGGCGTGGCCGACGGTCCGCGAGTCGGTTCCCGACGCGGAACTGCACGTCGTCGGCGGCGGTCACCCCGAGTCGTACGCCGAGACGCCCGGCGTCGAGGTCCGCGGTTACGTCGAGAACCTCGCGGACGCCTTCGCGCCCGCCTCGCTGTACGTTCAGCCGTCGCGGATGGACACCTTCCCCGTGAGCGTGCTCGAAGCGATGCGAGCCGGGTTGCCGCCGCTGGTCACCGAGACGACGGGGACGCGGTCGGAGGCCCGCGCGCTCTCGCCCGAACTCGTCGTCGACCCCGCTCCCGAGGCGCTCGCTGCGGGCGTCGTCGCGTACTTCGAGCGCGACGGCTCGGAGCGACGAGACCTCTCGTCGCGCGCTCGGGAGCGCGGGGCGACGTTCGACGCCGAGAGCCGCACGAACGGCTTCGCTGAGGCGTTCGATACCGTACTCGAAGCACTTTAA
- a CDS encoding alkaline phosphatase family protein, whose protein sequence is MRTLLVGLDAASLPVLRPLFDDGDLPTLRSLFDEGATAPLESQIPPWTASAWPSLYTGKNPGKHGVFDFLSFDGYEWDIVNSTDVKARTMWEYADEAGLTSVVVNAPVTDPPREFDGALVPGYLAAEKPRCHPEGLLDDIEDDVGPYRVYAERETDERRSDEAKFRDYVELSHLRGRTFRYLADRFDPEFGFVQFQKTDAVFHDFPDDQRKVRDIYRAVDEELAEILDACDPEVVVVASDHGMGEYDGYEFRVNQFLKEQGRVVTARGGQDVPSWFQIKDSELTDESESSEENGDSGTQLLSAVAAAAARAGLTYQRGKAILDRVGLAEFVGRHVPVSVVFAASESVDFAASEAYLRSPSELGIRLNVEGREPDGAVPAEAYDAVREALMEELRAATTPDGEPVFERVLPREEVFEGPYAEEAVDIVTVPTEFEHSLSALVGEQFGDPEPWNHKLDGVVSVSGADVDADADLSGAHLFDVAPTVLATLGIAPDVEMDGETLPCVSGPEPEAYPEFDVGGRARTDDDEVASRLADLGYLE, encoded by the coding sequence ATGCGAACCCTGTTGGTCGGACTCGACGCCGCCAGTCTGCCCGTCCTTCGACCGCTGTTCGACGACGGGGACCTGCCGACGCTCCGCTCGCTGTTCGACGAGGGTGCGACCGCGCCGCTGGAGTCGCAGATTCCGCCGTGGACCGCGAGCGCGTGGCCCTCGCTGTACACGGGGAAGAACCCCGGGAAACACGGCGTCTTCGACTTCCTCTCCTTCGACGGCTACGAGTGGGACATCGTCAACTCGACGGACGTGAAGGCGCGGACGATGTGGGAGTACGCCGACGAGGCAGGCCTGACGAGCGTCGTCGTCAACGCGCCCGTCACCGACCCGCCGCGGGAGTTCGACGGCGCGCTCGTGCCGGGGTATCTGGCTGCCGAGAAACCGCGCTGTCACCCCGAGGGACTGCTCGACGACATCGAGGACGACGTGGGGCCGTACCGCGTCTACGCCGAACGAGAGACCGACGAACGCCGCAGCGACGAGGCGAAGTTCCGCGACTACGTCGAACTGAGCCACCTTCGAGGGCGAACGTTCCGCTATCTCGCCGACCGGTTCGACCCCGAGTTCGGCTTCGTTCAGTTCCAGAAAACCGACGCCGTCTTCCACGACTTCCCCGACGACCAGAGGAAAGTCCGCGACATCTACCGCGCCGTCGACGAGGAACTCGCCGAGATTCTCGACGCCTGCGACCCCGAGGTCGTCGTCGTCGCCAGCGACCACGGGATGGGCGAGTACGACGGCTACGAGTTCCGCGTCAACCAGTTCCTGAAGGAACAGGGCCGGGTCGTCACCGCCCGCGGCGGCCAGGACGTGCCCTCGTGGTTCCAGATCAAGGATAGCGAGTTGACCGACGAGTCCGAATCGAGTGAGGAAAACGGCGACAGCGGTACACAGCTACTCTCGGCCGTCGCCGCCGCCGCGGCGCGCGCAGGACTGACCTACCAGCGCGGAAAGGCGATTCTCGACCGCGTCGGTCTCGCGGAGTTCGTCGGCCGCCACGTTCCCGTTTCCGTCGTGTTCGCGGCCAGCGAGTCCGTCGATTTCGCCGCGTCGGAAGCCTATCTCCGCTCGCCCTCGGAGTTGGGGATTCGGCTCAACGTCGAAGGGAGAGAGCCCGACGGGGCGGTCCCCGCCGAAGCGTACGACGCGGTCCGCGAGGCGCTGATGGAGGAGTTGCGCGCAGCGACGACGCCCGACGGAGAGCCGGTGTTCGAGCGCGTCCTCCCCCGCGAGGAGGTGTTCGAGGGACCCTATGCCGAGGAAGCGGTCGACATTGTCACCGTCCCTACCGAATTCGAACACTCGCTGTCGGCACTCGTCGGCGAGCAGTTCGGCGACCCCGAACCGTGGAATCACAAACTCGACGGCGTGGTTTCGGTGTCGGGCGCGGACGTCGATGCCGACGCCGACCTCTCGGGCGCACATCTGTTCGACGTCGCGCCGACCGTGTTGGCGACGCTCGGTATCGCACCGGACGTCGAGATGGACGGCGAGACGCTCCCCTGTGTCTCCGGGCCGGAGCCGGAAGCGTATCCCGAGTTCGACGTGGGCGGACGGGCGCGGACCGACGACGACGAGGTGGCGAGTCGACTCGCGGATTTGGGGTATCTGGAGTGA
- a CDS encoding oligosaccharyl transferase, archaeosortase A system-associated, which yields MSHRTESVEETENSYLDRLEDWYHVPALLGVVAVMLYYRLQGYGNYIENGTVVFSGNDAWYHLREVEYAVRHWPFTMPFDPWTYFPYGTYQGQFGTLYDQIVATVALVIGLGSPSDQLVAKTLLVAPAVFGALTAIPVYYIGKRLAGRFAGLFGAVILMLLPGSFLRRSLVGVSDHNGVEPLFMAVAVLAFMVAFTVAEREKPIWELVDARDRDALRSPLKWSALAGVALAMYMWVWPPGVLLVGIVGTFLVVKMVSDTVNGESPEPIAFVGAVSMGVAGLFMLLRIDTFEFSATQFSLIQPVLAFAVGAGSVFLAWLAREWESRDLSIALYPVAVGGAIVVSLGLMAVVLPDAFQQLTNNFNRILGFSAGARTRTISEAQPFLDPNTLSQFGTTATMQLLSEYGLAIFTGVAAATWMLAKPLLRGADPRKVGYVAGSVAVVGLLYLVPAVPKAVGGALGIDHALLGLVVVFGLIVGATLLTTYRAEHLLVVVWAAFLTAAAFTQLRFNYYLALVVVVMNAFFLGEVLGYLGLRKSIARATDDIEAYQVLAVATVIVLVLTPVLLVPLGGGQGAQTATAQQIGAANQPGAYTQWQGSLEWMANNTPAEGDYGGAGNADQFGYYDRFERPADGDYDYPEGAYGVMSWWDYGHWITMGAERIPNANPFQQGATAAANFLLAPSEERSEEVLASQSTEGNQTRYVMVDWQMVTPGEKFGAPTVFYDDEENISQSDFYQRVYAEGFRGSFFLKDQRYYDSTMVRLYEYHGSAMDPQPFVVDWEPTPAVNQQTGEEVTVPTPAGEGENATLLRTFDNMSAARDFVEEDGTAQVGGVGPYPEERVEAMEHYRLVKASESSATQSQSYFRQLLSTGQITGLNAQFLTQTPPQWVKTFERVPGATVEGSGAPANSEVRAAVQMEMTGNQTFTYVQYAETDADGDFELTLPYSTTGYDETGDEYTNVSVRATGPYYVSTQATENESGDSVVYDGTVDVSDAKVVGEDGSPATVELTESPVQDGGDDSGNETVGNGTVDNATGENPFGNESVEGESGNETGNSTSSNESTAGDDSENSTSLAASDATTARGAATALVTAPAAVWG from the coding sequence ATGAGTCATCGAACAGAGAGCGTCGAGGAGACTGAGAACTCCTACCTCGACCGCCTCGAAGACTGGTACCACGTCCCCGCCCTCCTGGGTGTGGTTGCCGTCATGCTCTACTACCGGTTGCAGGGCTACGGCAACTACATCGAGAACGGTACCGTCGTCTTCTCGGGCAACGACGCCTGGTACCACCTCCGCGAAGTCGAATACGCCGTCAGACACTGGCCCTTCACGATGCCGTTCGACCCCTGGACTTACTTTCCGTACGGCACCTATCAGGGACAGTTCGGGACCCTGTACGACCAGATCGTCGCCACCGTCGCGCTGGTCATCGGCCTCGGTAGCCCGAGCGACCAACTCGTCGCCAAGACGCTGCTCGTCGCGCCCGCGGTCTTCGGCGCGCTGACCGCGATTCCGGTGTACTACATCGGCAAACGGCTCGCCGGCCGGTTCGCCGGTCTGTTCGGCGCGGTCATCCTGATGCTGCTGCCGGGGTCGTTCCTCCGACGCTCGCTGGTCGGCGTCTCCGACCACAACGGCGTCGAGCCGCTGTTCATGGCCGTCGCCGTTCTGGCGTTCATGGTCGCGTTCACCGTCGCCGAGCGCGAGAAACCCATCTGGGAACTCGTCGACGCTCGCGACCGCGACGCGCTCCGCTCGCCGCTGAAGTGGTCCGCCCTCGCCGGCGTCGCCCTGGCGATGTACATGTGGGTGTGGCCGCCGGGCGTCCTCCTCGTCGGTATCGTCGGGACGTTCCTCGTCGTGAAGATGGTGAGCGACACCGTCAACGGCGAGTCGCCCGAACCCATCGCCTTCGTGGGCGCGGTGTCGATGGGCGTCGCGGGCCTCTTCATGCTCCTCCGCATCGACACGTTCGAGTTCAGCGCGACGCAGTTCTCGCTCATCCAGCCGGTGCTGGCGTTCGCCGTCGGTGCGGGGTCGGTGTTCCTCGCGTGGCTCGCCCGCGAGTGGGAGTCGCGCGACCTCTCTATCGCGCTGTACCCGGTCGCCGTCGGCGGCGCGATCGTCGTCTCGCTCGGCCTCATGGCCGTCGTGCTCCCGGACGCGTTCCAGCAGCTGACGAACAACTTCAACCGGATTCTCGGCTTCAGCGCCGGTGCGCGAACCCGGACCATCAGCGAGGCGCAGCCGTTCCTCGACCCGAACACCCTCTCGCAGTTCGGGACGACGGCGACGATGCAACTGCTCAGCGAGTACGGCCTCGCCATCTTCACCGGCGTCGCGGCGGCGACGTGGATGCTCGCGAAGCCGCTGCTGCGCGGTGCGGACCCGCGTAAGGTCGGGTACGTCGCCGGCTCCGTCGCCGTCGTCGGCCTCCTGTACCTCGTCCCCGCGGTGCCGAAAGCCGTCGGCGGCGCGCTCGGCATCGACCACGCCCTTCTGGGTCTCGTCGTCGTCTTCGGGCTCATCGTCGGTGCGACGCTCCTGACGACGTACCGGGCCGAACACCTGCTCGTCGTCGTCTGGGCGGCGTTTCTGACCGCGGCGGCGTTCACGCAGCTGCGTTTCAACTACTACCTCGCGCTCGTCGTCGTCGTGATGAACGCGTTCTTCCTCGGAGAGGTGCTCGGCTATCTCGGCCTTCGGAAATCCATCGCGCGCGCCACCGACGACATCGAAGCGTACCAGGTGCTCGCCGTCGCGACGGTCATCGTGCTCGTGCTCACGCCGGTGCTTCTCGTTCCCCTCGGGGGAGGCCAGGGCGCACAGACGGCGACAGCCCAGCAGATCGGGGCCGCGAACCAGCCCGGCGCGTACACGCAGTGGCAGGGGAGCCTCGAGTGGATGGCGAACAACACGCCCGCGGAAGGCGACTACGGCGGCGCTGGTAACGCCGACCAGTTCGGCTACTACGACCGCTTCGAGCGCCCCGCCGACGGCGACTACGACTACCCCGAGGGGGCCTACGGCGTCATGTCCTGGTGGGACTACGGCCACTGGATAACGATGGGCGCAGAGCGGATACCGAACGCGAACCCGTTCCAGCAGGGCGCGACCGCCGCGGCGAACTTCCTGCTCGCGCCGAGCGAGGAGCGGTCCGAAGAGGTGCTCGCCAGCCAGAGCACCGAAGGCAACCAGACGCGCTACGTGATGGTCGACTGGCAGATGGTGACGCCGGGCGAGAAGTTCGGCGCGCCGACCGTCTTCTACGACGACGAGGAGAACATCTCGCAGTCGGACTTCTACCAGCGCGTCTACGCCGAAGGGTTCAGAGGGAGCTTCTTCCTCAAGGACCAGCGCTACTACGACAGTACGATGGTCCGTCTGTACGAGTACCACGGCAGCGCGATGGACCCCCAGCCGTTCGTCGTCGACTGGGAGCCGACCCCCGCCGTGAACCAGCAGACCGGCGAGGAGGTCACCGTGCCGACGCCCGCCGGCGAGGGTGAGAACGCGACGCTGTTGCGGACGTTCGACAACATGAGCGCCGCCCGCGACTTCGTCGAGGAGGACGGCACCGCCCAGGTCGGCGGCGTCGGGCCGTACCCCGAAGAGCGCGTCGAGGCGATGGAACACTACCGCCTCGTGAAGGCCAGCGAGTCGTCGGCGACGCAGTCGCAGTCGTACTTCCGCCAACTGCTCAGCACCGGCCAGATAACGGGACTGAACGCGCAGTTCCTGACGCAGACGCCGCCGCAGTGGGTCAAGACGTTCGAGCGCGTCCCCGGCGCAACGGTCGAAGGTAGCGGCGCACCCGCCAACAGCGAAGTTCGCGCGGCGGTCCAGATGGAGATGACTGGGAACCAGACGTTCACCTACGTCCAGTACGCCGAGACGGACGCCGACGGCGACTTCGAGCTCACGCTGCCGTACTCGACGACCGGCTACGACGAGACGGGCGACGAATACACGAACGTCAGCGTCCGCGCGACCGGTCCGTACTACGTCAGCACGCAGGCGACCGAGAACGAGTCGGGCGATTCGGTCGTCTACGACGGGACGGTCGACGTCTCCGACGCGAAGGTCGTCGGCGAGGACGGCAGTCCCGCGACCGTCGAACTGACCGAGTCGCCTGTCCAAGACGGGGGCGACGACTCCGGCAACGAGACGGTCGGTAACGGGACGGTCGACAACGCCACCGGCGAGAACCCCTTCGGCAACGAGAGCGTCGAGGGCGAGTCGGGCAACGAGACCGGCAACTCGACCTCGTCGAACGAGTCGACCGCCGGTGACGACTCCGAGAACAGCACGTCGCTCGCCGCTTCCGACGCGACGACCGCTCGCGGCGCGGCGACCGCACTGGTGACCGCTCCGGCGGCGGTGTGGGGCTAA
- a CDS encoding oligosaccharide flippase family protein, translating to MANVFGTVAGFAGTVYFTRLLGTSGLGVYAIFTSFQMAAATLVTFGLFSALTKRVSEGENEAKHFTSGVLIVLVGTAISAVAFAAAAPLVNGILDADAALLVPLGILSWSLMRVTGAFLEGKGKVALVGFIENGRYIVIVGIQTALLLLGYEVYALLWGLVLGQFATFLVAYLGYARVIPAFPSRELVGDFLSFSKYTYVQSLGSQLFKQADYIVLGQLFGSSAAGLYKLSFTLTEAAMLFSSALSDVSFPEFSRLEANDRAERIRELLAKSVTYAGLFAIPAIGGGLIVGNDILSVIYDVDPGTVSLGAVGAVGVGNLLIAVLALANLSNGYRSVLESYFLGTNRPRISALSSVVLIATYAVFVLPLAELAGTIGLGLVTTLSFGGSCLLLWWSLEYRPTRELLADVGSQVAATLSMMLVVGAVYALLGGISGLFTLGVVLGVGGLAYFASLLVTNGRLRNDAWWVVQDLRGEIR from the coding sequence GTGGCGAACGTCTTCGGAACCGTCGCCGGATTCGCGGGGACGGTGTACTTCACGCGCCTCTTGGGGACGTCGGGTCTCGGCGTCTACGCCATCTTCACGAGTTTCCAGATGGCGGCGGCGACACTCGTGACGTTCGGGCTCTTCAGCGCGCTCACCAAGCGAGTCAGCGAGGGCGAGAACGAGGCCAAACACTTCACGAGCGGTGTCCTCATCGTCCTCGTCGGAACCGCCATCTCTGCCGTCGCGTTCGCGGCGGCCGCGCCGCTCGTCAACGGGATTCTCGACGCCGACGCCGCGCTGCTCGTCCCGCTCGGCATCCTCTCGTGGAGCCTCATGCGAGTGACCGGGGCGTTCCTCGAAGGGAAGGGGAAAGTGGCGCTGGTGGGCTTCATCGAGAACGGGCGCTACATCGTCATCGTCGGCATCCAGACCGCGCTGTTGCTCCTCGGGTACGAGGTGTACGCGCTGCTGTGGGGGCTCGTCCTCGGGCAGTTCGCGACGTTTCTCGTCGCCTACCTCGGCTACGCGCGCGTGATTCCCGCGTTCCCCTCGCGCGAACTCGTCGGAGACTTCCTCTCCTTCTCGAAGTACACCTACGTGCAGTCGCTCGGGTCGCAACTGTTCAAACAGGCCGACTACATCGTCCTCGGCCAGCTGTTCGGCAGCAGTGCGGCCGGGCTGTACAAGCTCTCGTTCACGCTGACGGAGGCGGCGATGCTGTTCTCGTCGGCGCTGTCGGACGTCTCGTTTCCGGAGTTCTCGCGGCTCGAAGCGAATGACCGCGCCGAGCGCATCCGCGAACTGCTCGCCAAGTCGGTGACGTACGCCGGCTTGTTCGCCATCCCGGCCATCGGCGGCGGCCTCATCGTCGGCAACGACATCCTCTCGGTTATCTACGACGTCGACCCCGGAACGGTCTCGCTCGGCGCCGTCGGCGCCGTCGGCGTCGGTAACCTCCTCATCGCCGTGCTGGCGCTGGCGAACCTCTCGAACGGCTACCGGAGCGTCCTCGAATCGTACTTCCTCGGGACGAACCGTCCGCGAATCAGCGCGCTGAGTTCGGTCGTGCTCATCGCGACGTACGCCGTTTTCGTCCTCCCGCTGGCCGAACTGGCCGGCACTATCGGACTCGGCCTCGTGACCACACTCAGCTTCGGCGGGAGCTGTCTGCTGCTGTGGTGGAGTCTCGAGTACAGACCCACTCGAGAACTGCTCGCCGACGTGGGCAGCCAGGTGGCGGCGACGCTGTCGATGATGCTCGTCGTCGGCGCCGTTTACGCGCTTCTCGGGGGCATCTCGGGACTGTTCACGCTCGGCGTCGTGCTCGGCGTCGGCGGCCTCGCGTACTTCGCCTCGTTGCTCGTGACGAACGGTCGACTCAGAAACGACGCGTGGTGGGTCGTACAGGACCTGAGAGGCGAGATTCGCTAA
- a CDS encoding alkaline phosphatase family protein, which produces MIVLGLDGATHSLIRPWVDAGHLPTFARLYEESVHGDLESTIPEITVPAWPAFATGRNPERLDVYGFTHFNRETRELDLSHDEFVPGKMWDVVDDQGGRCVVFNIPGSYPWQAIDGTIIAAAPEYKESYSYPEGRWEELESVVGDYKLRNDATPGSRNYVDQSLSLVDKRFDGFEHFIEKEEPELAVGLVRATDRVAHHYWGTDTLPPADESNPIFEVYRRVDERLGEFLDAHEDEDVVVMSDHGFEAVSKKFAPNYALSQAGLVRLNESGDGKKQALGKLRDAASDALGRVGLLTLARNVVPESYVADLPTGSTLGLDNAISLGRIDWERTRAVADVGQKTTMVYALTDDADERAEIVAEAREALVDSADDAGLDVRFVELDRGGPHTPDLTMVIETPEVHASSRFDVESPLFDASTSGHARNGIFFARGPSFRTGTVDGAHITDIAPTVLHALGRALPNSIDGDVLDVFAAGSDAAQREPEYYDFAGESAVNEGGVSGDDERETEVKSRLRELGYLE; this is translated from the coding sequence ATGATTGTCCTCGGTCTGGACGGCGCGACCCACTCGCTGATTCGTCCGTGGGTCGACGCGGGACACCTCCCGACGTTCGCCCGCCTCTACGAGGAGAGCGTCCACGGCGACTTAGAGAGCACCATCCCGGAGATCACGGTTCCGGCGTGGCCCGCCTTCGCCACCGGTAGAAACCCCGAGCGACTCGACGTCTACGGCTTCACGCACTTCAACCGCGAGACGCGCGAGTTGGACCTGAGCCACGACGAGTTCGTCCCCGGAAAGATGTGGGACGTCGTCGACGACCAGGGCGGGCGCTGCGTCGTGTTCAACATCCCCGGGTCGTACCCGTGGCAGGCCATCGACGGCACGATAATCGCCGCCGCGCCCGAGTACAAAGAGAGTTACAGCTACCCCGAGGGGCGCTGGGAGGAGTTGGAGTCGGTCGTCGGCGACTACAAGCTCAGAAACGACGCGACCCCCGGAAGCCGGAACTACGTCGACCAGAGCCTCTCGCTCGTCGACAAACGCTTCGACGGCTTCGAGCACTTCATCGAGAAGGAGGAGCCCGAGTTGGCGGTCGGCCTCGTCCGCGCGACGGACCGCGTCGCCCACCACTACTGGGGGACGGACACGCTACCGCCCGCCGACGAGTCGAACCCGATATTCGAGGTGTACCGCCGCGTCGACGAGCGCCTCGGCGAGTTCCTCGACGCCCACGAAGACGAGGACGTCGTCGTGATGAGCGACCACGGCTTCGAGGCCGTCTCGAAGAAGTTCGCGCCGAACTACGCGCTGTCGCAGGCCGGACTCGTCCGCCTCAACGAGAGCGGCGACGGGAAGAAGCAGGCGCTCGGGAAACTCCGCGACGCCGCCAGCGACGCGCTCGGTCGGGTCGGCCTGCTGACGCTCGCGCGCAACGTCGTCCCCGAGAGCTACGTCGCCGACCTCCCGACTGGGTCGACGCTCGGCCTCGACAACGCCATCAGCCTCGGTCGCATCGACTGGGAGCGGACTCGCGCCGTCGCCGACGTCGGCCAGAAGACGACGATGGTGTACGCGCTCACCGACGACGCCGACGAGCGCGCTGAAATCGTCGCCGAAGCCCGCGAAGCACTCGTCGACTCGGCCGACGACGCCGGACTCGACGTGCGCTTCGTCGAACTCGACCGCGGCGGACCGCACACGCCGGACCTCACGATGGTCATCGAGACGCCCGAGGTCCACGCCTCCTCGCGGTTCGACGTGGAGTCGCCGCTGTTCGACGCCTCGACGAGCGGCCACGCTCGCAACGGCATCTTCTTCGCGCGCGGTCCGTCGTTCCGCACCGGCACCGTTGACGGCGCTCACATCACCGACATCGCGCCGACGGTGCTGCACGCGCTCGGCCGGGCGCTCCCGAACTCGATCGACGGCGACGTGCTGGACGTGTTCGCCGCCGGAAGCGACGCCGCGCAGCGAGAGCCCGAGTACTACGACTTCGCCGGCGAGAGCGCGGTCAACGAGGGCGGCGTCTCCGGCGACGACGAACGCGAGACGGAGGTCAAATCCCGCCTGCGTGAACTCGGCTACCTCGAATAA